One window from the genome of Erwinia sorbitola encodes:
- a CDS encoding quinone oxidoreductase yields MAKRIQISQHGAPEVMQLVSFEPADPAPGEVQVENKAIGINYIDTYVRSGLYPASLPSGLGTEAAGIVTRVGPGVDALKPGDRVVYAQSSLGAYSEVHNVAVEKVALLPDAISFEQAAASFLKGLTVHYLLRQTYVVQPDEVFLFHAAAGGVGLIACQWAKALGAHLIGTVGSAEKARLAKNAGAWATINYREEDIAARVSELTHGKKLRVVYDSVGKDTWEASLDCLQRRGLMVSFGNSSGPVTGINLGILNQKGSLYVTRPSLNGYITTREALIQASNELFSLIASGAINVDVPQAQKFALADAQHAHQVLEGRGTQGSSLLIP; encoded by the coding sequence ATGGCAAAACGTATACAAATTAGCCAGCATGGCGCACCAGAAGTCATGCAGCTGGTCAGCTTTGAACCCGCCGATCCAGCCCCCGGCGAGGTGCAGGTAGAGAATAAAGCGATTGGGATTAATTACATCGATACCTATGTTCGCAGCGGCCTTTATCCGGCTTCGCTTCCTTCCGGGCTGGGGACTGAAGCCGCCGGGATAGTGACGCGCGTTGGCCCGGGCGTGGATGCATTAAAACCGGGTGACCGGGTGGTTTATGCGCAGTCGTCGCTGGGTGCCTACAGTGAAGTCCATAATGTCGCGGTTGAGAAAGTCGCGCTGCTGCCGGACGCGATCTCCTTTGAACAGGCGGCGGCCTCCTTCCTTAAGGGGCTGACGGTACATTATCTGCTGCGTCAGACCTATGTCGTGCAGCCCGATGAGGTGTTTCTGTTCCATGCAGCCGCTGGCGGCGTCGGGCTGATTGCCTGCCAGTGGGCGAAGGCGCTCGGGGCGCACCTGATCGGTACCGTCGGCTCGGCGGAGAAAGCCAGGCTGGCTAAAAATGCCGGGGCCTGGGCAACGATTAATTATCGCGAAGAGGATATCGCCGCACGCGTTAGCGAGCTGACCCACGGTAAGAAACTGCGTGTGGTGTATGACTCGGTTGGGAAAGATACCTGGGAGGCCTCGCTCGACTGTCTGCAACGCCGTGGGCTGATGGTCAGTTTCGGCAATTCATCTGGCCCGGTGACCGGCATCAACCTGGGGATTCTGAACCAGAAAGGCTCGCTGTATGTCACCCGGCCATCTTTAAACGGCTATATCACCACCCGTGAGGCGCTGATCCAGGCAAGTAATGAGCTGTTTTCGCTCATCGCCAGCGGTGCGATTAATGTGGATGTGCCACAGGCACAGAAGTTTGCGCTGGCCGATGCACAGCATGCACACCAGGTGCTGGAAGGTCGGGGTACGCAGGGTTCGAGTTTGTTAATACCCTAA
- the pspG gene encoding envelope stress response protein PspG: MLEILFVIGFFMMLLLTGISLLGIIAALLVATVVMVVGGLFAVVIKLLPWLLLAVVAVWLYRAFRKSSADDKPWLSR, encoded by the coding sequence ATGTTAGAGATCCTGTTTGTCATCGGCTTTTTTATGATGCTGTTGCTGACCGGTATTTCGTTGCTGGGCATTATTGCAGCGTTGCTGGTTGCTACCGTAGTGATGGTGGTTGGCGGGTTGTTCGCGGTTGTTATTAAATTGTTGCCGTGGCTGCTGCTCGCCGTCGTTGCCGTCTGGCTGTATCGCGCTTTCCGCAAGTCCTCTGCGGATGATAAACCTTGGTTATCTCGATGA
- the dusA gene encoding tRNA dihydrouridine(20/20a) synthase DusA — MTENLPAHRFSIAPMLDWTDRHCRYFHRQLTRQTLLYTEMVTTGAIIHGKGDYLAWSTEEQPVALQLGGSDPAALAQCAKLAEERGYNEVNLNVGCPSDRVQNGRFGACLMGEAQLVADCIKAMRDVVSIPVTVKTRIGIDDQDSYEFLCDFIQRVAEQGGCETFIIHARKAWLSGLSPKENREIPPLDYERVYQLKRDFPQLTLSLNGGVKSVEEASIHLQHLDGVMMGREAYQNPGLLAQVDQTIFGSHLPMADPVAVVRAMYPYIERELAKGTYLGHVTRHMLGLFQGIPGARQWRRYLSENAHKAGAGVDVVESALLLVADKVPASV, encoded by the coding sequence ATGACCGAAAATTTACCTGCACACCGCTTCTCCATTGCACCTATGCTCGACTGGACCGACCGTCACTGCCGTTACTTCCATCGTCAGCTGACACGACAGACGCTGCTATACACCGAAATGGTGACAACCGGCGCCATCATCCATGGCAAAGGTGACTATCTGGCCTGGAGCACTGAAGAGCAACCCGTAGCGCTCCAGCTGGGCGGCAGCGATCCAGCTGCACTGGCACAGTGTGCGAAACTGGCGGAAGAGCGCGGCTACAATGAGGTTAACCTCAACGTTGGCTGCCCGTCCGATCGCGTACAGAATGGCCGCTTCGGTGCCTGCCTGATGGGAGAAGCTCAACTGGTTGCTGACTGCATTAAAGCGATGCGCGATGTGGTGTCTATCCCGGTGACGGTCAAAACACGTATTGGTATCGACGACCAGGACAGCTACGAGTTTCTTTGTGATTTTATTCAGCGCGTAGCGGAGCAGGGAGGCTGCGAGACGTTTATTATTCACGCCCGCAAAGCATGGCTTTCTGGTCTTAGCCCGAAAGAGAACCGCGAAATCCCTCCGCTAGACTATGAGCGTGTTTACCAGCTGAAACGCGATTTTCCGCAGCTCACCCTGTCGCTTAACGGGGGGGTTAAATCGGTGGAGGAAGCCAGTATCCACTTGCAGCATCTGGACGGCGTGATGATGGGGCGTGAAGCCTACCAGAACCCCGGCCTTCTGGCGCAGGTTGACCAGACGATCTTCGGTAGCCACCTACCTATGGCAGATCCGGTTGCAGTGGTGCGTGCCATGTACCCCTATATTGAGCGTGAGCTGGCAAAAGGCACCTATCTTGGCCATGTGACCCGTCATATGCTGGGGCTGTTCCAGGGGATCCCTGGCGCCCGCCAGTGGCGTCGTTACCTGAGTGAAAATGCCCATAAAGCGGGTGCAGGCGTTGATGTAGTGGAAAGTGCCTTGCTACTGGTCGCGGATAAAGTCCCGGCCAGCGTTTAA
- a CDS encoding glycosyltransferase family 2 protein, whose translation MSLITNQSSISQGKVLSILVTAHNLEDYITDCMESILLAVGDLLPLCEIILLDDSSVDRTPSMMMAFANKNKNSSYFRINLKKIGQVRNYGLSLCSARYITMIDGDDIVCKNSLKEIVTLLVKENPDLYICKLKEYQDAASTQVNYSLSRAQKTSSHKAIKTFLTHKKFQAHLGGKVISRKLFTELRFPDYTCYEDAATFPEILMNARSIYVDENSFYFHRKRNGSLSNTITAEKISYLAAAVIKMDSLFGEKYRIYTSCHVIELLNKHYDKISLSQLQILKGILKKSSKMRFIFNPFIRFSFKKKYIKLLSKNKY comes from the coding sequence ATGAGTCTGATAACTAATCAGTCTTCAATATCACAGGGAAAAGTGCTCTCCATTTTAGTCACTGCGCATAATCTTGAAGATTATATTACTGATTGCATGGAAAGCATTCTCCTGGCTGTCGGTGATTTGTTACCGCTATGTGAAATAATATTGCTTGATGATTCATCTGTTGATCGTACGCCTTCAATGATGATGGCGTTCGCCAATAAAAATAAAAACAGCAGCTATTTTAGAATAAATCTGAAAAAAATTGGTCAGGTGAGAAACTACGGACTTTCATTATGCAGCGCAAGGTACATTACCATGATTGATGGTGACGATATTGTCTGCAAAAACTCACTGAAAGAAATAGTCACGCTGCTTGTGAAGGAGAACCCCGATCTCTATATATGTAAGCTGAAAGAATACCAGGATGCAGCCTCGACTCAAGTCAACTACAGCTTAAGCAGAGCGCAGAAAACGTCATCACATAAAGCCATTAAGACCTTTCTTACCCATAAAAAATTCCAGGCGCATTTAGGCGGTAAAGTAATCAGTCGGAAACTGTTCACAGAATTAAGATTCCCTGATTACACCTGCTATGAAGATGCAGCAACTTTCCCTGAAATCTTGATGAATGCCAGGAGTATTTACGTTGATGAGAATTCATTTTATTTTCATCGGAAAAGAAATGGTTCGTTATCCAACACCATCACCGCAGAGAAGATCTCTTATCTGGCAGCCGCGGTAATCAAGATGGATAGCCTCTTCGGTGAAAAATACCGGATATATACCTCTTGTCATGTCATCGAGTTGCTGAATAAGCATTATGACAAAATTTCCTTAAGCCAGCTTCAGATACTGAAGGGGATTTTAAAAAAATCATCAAAAATGCGATTTATTTTCAACCCGTTTATCAGGTTCAGTTTCAAGAAAAAATATATAAAATTATTATCAAAGAATAAATATTGA
- a CDS encoding conjugal transfer protein TraF, giving the protein MANKFKKLIGFSRPVVLPALLFTPLSVFAAGNYFDARNDAMGGTGVASSSYGSAVLANPALMTKARPEDSVSIILPVAGAQISDKGKLVDKVDDLTDSVNNYKGLADNITFPFSPTDIARAQDAAGDLAGQLRDIKGQKAWANAGAAFAVTVPNEVLPFAFVTKAYGTASVVTDVTQSDIDYLQGIADGTVIPTSEGLNSLTSAGLGRAAVVYDMGIAVAHEFNFGGQPVSLGVTPKLQRTTLYNYSASVYSYDKSDFTNGNYKNTNNGFNLDAGASTDLGEHWTVGLSAQNLISRDIDTKEVSGYKDTYQIRPLVTSGVSYHTERLTTALDVDLTPTKRFKTQDDSQYAAVGAEYRLLDWLQLRAGYRADVKSNDTNVFTGGFGLSPFNKVHLDLAGMVGKDNTWGAVAQLNFTF; this is encoded by the coding sequence ATGGCAAATAAATTCAAGAAATTAATCGGATTTTCCCGACCAGTAGTATTACCCGCTCTGTTGTTTACTCCATTGAGTGTGTTTGCTGCGGGTAACTACTTTGATGCCCGAAATGATGCGATGGGGGGAACAGGTGTGGCATCTTCCAGCTATGGTTCAGCTGTACTGGCTAACCCGGCGTTGATGACCAAAGCCCGCCCGGAGGATAGCGTCAGCATCATACTGCCTGTAGCAGGCGCGCAGATCAGCGATAAGGGAAAGCTGGTCGATAAAGTGGATGACCTGACCGATTCGGTCAACAATTACAAAGGACTGGCGGATAACATCACCTTCCCCTTCTCCCCAACGGATATTGCACGTGCTCAGGACGCGGCTGGCGATCTTGCTGGTCAGCTGCGTGATATTAAAGGACAGAAAGCCTGGGCTAACGCCGGAGCTGCATTTGCGGTGACAGTACCCAATGAAGTGCTGCCTTTCGCATTTGTCACTAAAGCTTACGGTACTGCCTCGGTGGTCACAGATGTCACGCAAAGTGATATCGACTACCTGCAAGGCATCGCTGATGGCACCGTTATTCCGACCAGCGAAGGGTTGAATAGCCTGACCTCTGCCGGACTGGGGCGTGCAGCGGTTGTATATGATATGGGGATTGCCGTAGCGCACGAGTTTAATTTCGGCGGTCAGCCAGTTTCACTGGGCGTGACCCCTAAGCTGCAAAGAACCACGCTGTATAACTACAGTGCTTCGGTGTACAGCTATGACAAGTCAGACTTCACCAACGGCAACTATAAGAACACCAACAACGGATTTAACCTTGATGCAGGCGCTTCAACTGACCTGGGTGAACACTGGACGGTCGGTCTGAGTGCGCAGAACCTGATTTCTCGTGATATCGATACCAAAGAGGTCAGTGGATATAAGGATACCTATCAGATCCGCCCGCTGGTGACCTCCGGTGTTTCATATCATACCGAACGCCTGACAACGGCTCTGGACGTCGATCTCACCCCAACCAAGCGCTTTAAAACGCAGGATGATAGCCAGTATGCCGCAGTGGGTGCTGAGTATCGTTTACTGGACTGGCTACAGCTGCGCGCCGGTTATCGTGCCGATGTGAAGTCCAATGACACCAACGTATTCACAGGCGGTTTTGGTCTGTCACCGTTTAATAAGGTTCATCTGGATCTTGCCGGGATGGTGGGGAAAGACAATACCTGGGGAGCTGTTGCGCAGTTAAACTTTACCTTCTGA
- the zur gene encoding zinc uptake transcriptional repressor Zur — MISAEKILSQAEAICQQRSVRLTPQRFEVLRLMSEQNGAISAYDLLDLLRASEPQAKPPTIYRALDFLLEQGFIHRVESTNSYVVCHHFEEPSHTSAMLICGRCGSVTEQQADGVEDILKSLALKSGFKLSHSVIEAHGFCQQCGEIEACTHQDACQHDHSVQSKKRGR; from the coding sequence ATTATTAGCGCTGAAAAAATCCTGTCACAGGCAGAAGCTATCTGTCAGCAGCGCAGCGTGCGCCTGACGCCGCAGCGTTTTGAAGTGCTGCGCCTGATGAGCGAGCAGAATGGAGCTATCAGCGCCTACGATCTGCTGGATTTGCTGCGTGCCTCTGAACCTCAGGCAAAGCCCCCGACTATCTATCGTGCACTGGACTTTCTGCTTGAGCAGGGCTTTATCCATCGCGTTGAGTCCACTAACAGCTATGTGGTCTGCCATCATTTTGAAGAACCGTCTCACACCTCAGCAATGCTGATTTGTGGCCGCTGTGGTTCGGTGACGGAGCAACAAGCCGATGGAGTGGAAGATATTCTGAAATCACTGGCCCTGAAGTCAGGTTTTAAACTGAGTCATAGCGTGATTGAGGCGCATGGATTTTGTCAGCAATGCGGGGAAATTGAAGCCTGTACACATCAGGATGCGTGCCAGCACGATCATAGTGTGCAAAGCAAAAAACGTGGGCGTTAG
- a CDS encoding CsbD family protein yields MNKDEAGGNWKQFKGKVKEQWGKLTDDDLTVVEGKRDQLVGKIQERYGYQKDQAEKELSDWETRHNHRW; encoded by the coding sequence ATGAATAAAGACGAAGCCGGCGGTAACTGGAAACAGTTTAAAGGTAAAGTGAAAGAACAATGGGGTAAGCTGACCGATGATGACCTGACGGTCGTTGAAGGTAAACGCGATCAGCTGGTAGGTAAAATTCAGGAACGCTACGGCTATCAAAAAGATCAAGCCGAAAAAGAGCTAAGTGACTGGGAAACCCGTCACAACCACCGCTGGTAA
- the dinF gene encoding MATE family efflux transporter DinF, translating into MKLLTPADKSLWRLALPMILSNITVPLLGLVDTAVIGHLDSPTYLGGVAIGTTVTSFLFMLLLFLRMSTTGLTAQAFGAGDKSALARALMQPLLLALLAGIVFILFKTPITHLALGLTGGSDEVLHQAALFMQVRWLSAPATLANLVLLGWLLGVQYARAPVILLVVGNLVNILLDLWFVIGLKWGVQGAAAATAIAEYISLIVGLLLVWRVMVLRGLTLRLMLAAWRGDVGRLLRLNRDIMLRSLLLQICFASLTIFGARLGNDVVAVNAVLLMFLTFTAYALDGFAYAVEACSGEAYGAKNSKQLLNVWHAACRQSLVVALGFSLFYALFGENIVALLTSLEPLRQLADRYLWWQVLMPLAGVGCYLLDGMFIGATRASEMRNSMAIAALGFGLTLCSVPWLGNHGLWLAVTLFLLLRGVTLWVIWRRHWRNDSWFAH; encoded by the coding sequence ATGAAACTGCTTACCCCCGCAGATAAAAGCCTATGGCGGCTGGCGCTGCCAATGATCCTTTCAAATATCACCGTGCCACTCCTTGGCCTGGTGGATACTGCCGTTATCGGTCATCTCGACAGTCCCACGTACCTTGGCGGCGTGGCGATTGGAACAACTGTAACCAGCTTCCTGTTTATGCTGCTGCTGTTTTTACGCATGAGTACAACCGGGCTGACGGCGCAGGCATTCGGTGCCGGGGATAAATCTGCACTGGCACGCGCTCTGATGCAGCCGCTACTGTTGGCCTTGCTGGCCGGAATAGTGTTTATTTTGTTTAAAACCCCGATAACTCACCTCGCACTGGGCCTGACCGGCGGCAGTGACGAAGTGCTGCACCAGGCAGCCCTGTTTATGCAGGTGCGCTGGCTTAGTGCTCCGGCAACGCTGGCTAACCTTGTGCTGCTGGGCTGGTTGCTCGGAGTGCAGTACGCCCGTGCTCCGGTGATACTGCTGGTGGTGGGCAACCTGGTAAATATTCTGCTCGACCTGTGGTTCGTTATCGGTCTGAAGTGGGGTGTGCAGGGCGCGGCGGCGGCCACTGCAATTGCTGAATACATCAGCCTGATCGTTGGCCTGTTGCTGGTGTGGCGGGTCATGGTACTGCGCGGTCTGACGCTGCGGCTGATGCTGGCAGCCTGGCGCGGTGACGTGGGACGACTGCTGCGTTTAAACCGCGATATCATGCTGCGCTCACTACTGCTGCAAATCTGTTTTGCATCGCTGACCATCTTCGGTGCGCGACTGGGCAATGATGTGGTAGCAGTAAACGCTGTACTGCTGATGTTTCTCACCTTTACGGCCTATGCACTGGATGGCTTTGCTTATGCGGTTGAGGCCTGCTCCGGGGAAGCCTACGGGGCGAAAAATAGTAAGCAGTTACTCAACGTGTGGCACGCTGCCTGTCGGCAATCGTTAGTGGTGGCGTTAGGTTTCTCTCTGTTTTATGCCCTGTTTGGCGAGAATATCGTTGCGCTGTTGACCTCTCTGGAACCGCTACGCCAGCTTGCCGATCGGTATTTGTGGTGGCAGGTGTTAATGCCGCTGGCTGGCGTAGGCTGCTATCTCCTCGATGGGATGTTCATCGGTGCCACCCGTGCCAGTGAAATGCGTAACAGTATGGCCATTGCTGCGCTGGGTTTCGGTCTTACGCTGTGCTCCGTTCCCTGGCTGGGTAATCATGGCCTGTGGCTGGCAGTAACGCTGTTCCTGCTGTTACGAGGGGTAACGCTGTGGGTTATCTGGCGTCGGCACTGGCGTAATGATAGCTGGTTTGCTCACTGA